In one window of Gossypium hirsutum isolate 1008001.06 chromosome A01, Gossypium_hirsutum_v2.1, whole genome shotgun sequence DNA:
- the LOC107920920 gene encoding uncharacterized protein: MVLAFKPPLTYFSPFSSPHLPPRSAPSWLLHHSNSTYNPNTCLSPLPIHAHSKWPTNTHSFAIWYRYSSSEEEDDNHSFDEAVSLFNQREYYKCHDLLEALWNKAEDPTRTLIHGILQCAVGFHHLFNQNHKGAMMELGEGLCKLRKMDFDSGPFYDFEQDISAVLNFIYNTQIELAACGDDICVTMEQSERSYLLLGAYAAGQHLYHLEMDSDQVVYIVFCPQRPNGSAAHTSALSPKVRLPILKAAEDHLLFCE; this comes from the exons ATGGTTCTTGCTTTCAAACCGCCATTGACATACTTCTCCCCATTTTCTTCGCCTCATCTACCTCCACGCTCAGCTCCTTCTTGGCTCCTCCATCACTCTAACTCTACCTATAACCCCAACACTTGTCTTTCTCCACTTCCAATCCATGCACATTCCAAGTGGCCTACCAACACACACTCCTTCGCCATCTGGTATCGCTACTCCAGCAGTGAAGAAGAAGACGACAACCATAGCTTTGACGAGGCAGTTTCCCTTTTCAACCAAAGGGAATACTATAAGTGCCATGACTTGCTTGAAGCCTTATGGAACAAAGCCGAGGATCCCACTAGAACTCTCATTCATGGTATTCTACAATGTGCTGTTGGATTCCACCACCTTTTTAACCAG aaCCATAAAGGAGCTATGATGGAGTTAGGTGAGGGGCTGTGTAAACTTAGAAAGATGGATTTCGACAGTGGACCTTTCTATGACTTTGAACAAGACATTTCTGCTGTTCTCAACTTCATTTACAATACTCAAATTGAGTTGGCTGCCt GTggtgatgatatatgtgtgacAATGGAACAATCAGAGAGGTCATACCTTCTCCTCGGAGCCTATGCTGCCGGCCAGCACCTTTATCACCTAGAAATGGATTCTGATCAAGTTGTGTATATTGTATTTTGCCCTCAAAGACCTAATGGATCTGCTGCTCATACTTCAGCTTTATCTCCAAAAGTGAGGCTTCCAATTCTGAAAGCTGCTGAGGACCATCTTTTGTTCTGTGAATAA
- the LOC121229624 gene encoding cytochrome P450 98A2, with product MSPFILAISTIAIILAYKLYQRLKFKLPPGPRRWPVVGNLYDIKPVRFRCYAEWARAYGPIISVWFGSTLNVIVSNTELAREVLKECDQQLADRHRTRSAEKFSRDGKDLIWADYGPHYVKVRKVCTLELFSPKRLEALRPIREDKVTAMVESIFLHCSNPENKGRSLVVRKYLGAVAFNNITRLAFGKRFVNHEDIMDEQGHEFKAIVANGLKLGASLAMAEHIPWLRWMFPLEEEAFAKHGARRDRLTRAIMEEHTVARQKSGDTKQHFVDALLTLQDKYDLSEDTIIGLLWDMITAGMDTTAISAEWAMAELIRNPRVQQKAQEELDRVIGSESVMSETDFSNLPYLQSVAKEALRLHPPTPLMLPHRANANVKIGGYDIPKGSNVHVNVWAIAHDPVVWKDPESFRPERFLEEDVDMKGHDFRLLPFGAGRRVCPGAQLGTNLVTSMLGHLLHHFCWTPPEAMKDEEIDMLENPGLVAYMRTPLQAMATPRLPSHLYKRIAVNM from the exons atgagtcCTTTTATACTTGCCATCTCAACCATCGCCATCATCTTAGCGTACAAGCTGTACCAACGGCTAAAGTTCAAGCTCCCACCAGGTCCACGACGGTGGCCGGTGGTTGGGAACCTTTACGACATAAAACCGGTTAGGTTCCGGTGCTATGCAGAATGGGCACGGGCCTATGGTCCGATAATTTCAGTATGGTTTGGTTCAACATTGAACGTGATCGTGTCGAATACGGAGCTGGCAAGGGAAGTTTTAAAAGAGTGTGATCAACAGCTAGCTGATAGGCACAGGACTAGATCAGCAGAAAAGTTTAGCAGAGATGGAAAAGACCTTATTTGGGCTGATTACGGACCTCATTATGTTAAGGTAAGGAAAGTTTGTACGCTGGAGCTTTTCTCTCCTAAGCGGCTGGAAGCTTTGAGACCTATTAGAGAAGATAAGGTTACTGCTATGGTTGAATCCATCTTCCTGCACTGCTCCAATCCTG AAAACAAGGGAAGGAGTTTGGTGGTAAGGAAATACTTGGGAGCAGTAGCATTCAACAACATAACGAGACTAGCATTTGGGAAGCGTTTTGTGAACCATGAGGACATAATGGATGAGCAAGGCCACGAATTCAAAGCCATTGTGGCTAATGGACTTAAGCTGGGTGCATCCCTAGCCATGGCTGAACACATTCCATGGCTACGTTGGATGTTTCCATTGGAAGAAGAAGCATTCGCCAAGCACGGGGCACGGAGAGATCGTCTCACCAGAGCTATAATGGAGGAACACACCGTTGCTCGCCAAAAAAGCGGTGATACCAAGCAGCATTTCGTTGATGCCTTGCTTACATTGCAAGACAAGTATGACCTTAGTGAAGATACAATTATTGGACTACTTTGG GACATGATCACAGCAGGCATGGATACAACAGCAATCTCAGCAGAATGGGCAATGGCCGAACTAATTAGAAACCCAAGAGTACAACAAAAGGCACAAGAGGAGCTAGATCGTGTTATAGGATCCGAAAGCGTGATGTCCGAAACTGATTTCTCGAATCTCCCTTACCTTCAAAGTGTAGCCAAGGAAGCACTAAGGTTACATCCCCCAACACCATTAATGCTACCCCACCGTGCGAATGCTAACGTCAAAATCGGTGGCTACGACATCCCGAAGGGATCAAACGTGCATGTTAACGTATGGGCAATAGCTCATGATCCGGTTGTGTGGAAAGACCCTGAATCGTTCCGACCAGAACGATTCCTTGAAGAGGACGTGGATATGAAAGGCCATGATTTTCGTTTACTTCCGTTCGGTGCGGGGAGAAGGGTATGCCCCGGTGCACAACTTGGGACCAATCTGGTAACATCCATGTTGGGTCATTTATTACACCATTTTTGTTGGACACCACCTGAGGCAATGAAGGATGAGGAAATTGACATGCTTGAAAATCCTGGTTTGGTTGCTTACATGAGGACTCCATTGCAGGCAATGGCAACTCCCAGGTTGCCTTCTCATCTTTACAAACGCATTGCTGTGAATATGTAA